A portion of the Andreesenia angusta genome contains these proteins:
- a CDS encoding methyl-accepting chemotaxis protein, with protein sequence MKISSFLKLAGSVFMALLLMLGVNLYLMNQSFDELKASSQRQVDFLTLGQQITDSSDYLTDKIKSYVETGDKSHYDNYWKELNETKTMEKAITKLTELGALKEELALVEESVENSDALVVTEEKAMEAVAKGDLELARSLIFSETYESDKAIIDKPIEDFKSKLNERALSELKAAEDAVFLSIVFMVALIVILAILVLGVFVFITKKVGSLNEVGKILKELESSGGDLTARVDFSGKDEIGSISQSFNKVLESLQGMLISIRDESEQVLQASVSLSGGMESLDVSIEEISATTEEISAGMEETAAASEEMNATSEEIESAVEAIATKAQEGAVSAGEIRDRADSLKSTAISSQRKATEIYQNTRADLLSAIEQSKSVDKIGELSEAIMDITEQTNLLALNSAIEAARAGEAGKGFAVVAGEIKKLADDSKNTALEIQNIIGTVVSSVQNLANSSQEILEFINSQVVSDYEMLVETGNKYSGDAEMVETLVNELSATSEELLASIHTMIRSIGEVTNATNDSATGITDIATGSTEMLGMSKNMVDQIEKSKKSIENLFTKIDNFKLS encoded by the coding sequence TTGAAAATTTCATCGTTTTTAAAGCTAGCCGGAAGTGTTTTTATGGCACTTCTCTTGATGCTTGGAGTCAATCTGTATCTTATGAACCAGTCTTTTGACGAGCTTAAAGCTTCAAGCCAAAGACAAGTTGATTTTCTAACTCTAGGCCAACAGATAACCGATTCTTCGGACTATCTTACCGACAAGATAAAAAGCTATGTTGAAACCGGAGATAAGTCGCATTACGATAACTACTGGAAAGAGTTAAATGAAACAAAGACAATGGAGAAAGCTATTACAAAGCTTACTGAGCTTGGTGCGCTTAAAGAAGAGCTTGCACTTGTAGAGGAGTCTGTTGAAAATTCAGATGCTCTTGTAGTCACAGAGGAGAAAGCAATGGAAGCCGTTGCCAAGGGAGACCTAGAGCTGGCTAGAAGCCTTATATTCAGCGAAACTTACGAATCAGATAAGGCAATCATAGATAAGCCCATAGAAGATTTCAAATCCAAGTTGAACGAAAGGGCTTTATCAGAGCTTAAAGCCGCTGAAGATGCCGTATTTTTATCTATAGTCTTTATGGTAGCGCTTATAGTGATTTTGGCCATATTGGTCCTAGGTGTATTTGTTTTTATCACAAAAAAGGTCGGCAGTCTTAATGAAGTCGGTAAAATCCTTAAAGAGCTTGAAAGCAGCGGTGGAGATTTGACTGCAAGAGTCGATTTCAGCGGGAAAGACGAGATAGGAAGCATCAGCCAGTCTTTTAACAAGGTGCTTGAAAGCCTTCAAGGCATGTTGATATCTATAAGAGATGAGTCCGAACAAGTGCTCCAGGCTTCTGTCTCTCTATCTGGAGGTATGGAGTCTCTTGACGTCAGTATAGAAGAAATATCCGCTACAACAGAGGAAATCTCTGCCGGTATGGAAGAAACAGCAGCAGCCTCGGAAGAGATGAACGCCACTTCAGAGGAGATAGAGTCAGCTGTAGAGGCCATAGCCACTAAGGCCCAGGAAGGTGCTGTATCCGCCGGGGAGATTAGGGACCGTGCTGACTCCCTTAAATCCACAGCCATATCGTCTCAGAGAAAGGCTACAGAGATATATCAAAACACAAGAGCAGATCTCTTGTCTGCAATAGAGCAGTCAAAGTCTGTAGATAAAATCGGAGAACTTTCAGAGGCGATAATGGATATCACAGAACAGACAAATCTGCTTGCTCTAAACTCCGCCATAGAGGCTGCCAGAGCTGGAGAAGCCGGCAAGGGATTCGCTGTAGTTGCCGGAGAGATAAAAAAACTGGCTGACGACTCCAAGAACACAGCCCTGGAGATACAGAATATAATCGGAACTGTAGTGTCGTCTGTCCAAAATCTGGCCAACAGCTCACAGGAAATACTGGAGTTCATAAACAGCCAGGTGGTATCCGACTATGAAATGCTAGTTGAAACAGGCAACAAATACAGCGGAGATGCCGAGATGGTGGAAACTCTGGTGAACGAATTAAGCGCAACTAGCGAGGAGCTTCTGGCTTCTATCCACACGATGATTCGTTCAATAGGAGAGGTCACAAATGCCACAAACGACTCTGCTACAGGTATCACGGATATAGCGACAGGCTCTACCGAGATGCTTGGAATGTCTAAAAACATGGTTGATCAGATAGAGAAATCCAAGAAAAGTATAGAAAACCTCTTCACCAAAATAGACAATTTCAAACTTTCTTAA
- a CDS encoding YeiH family protein — protein sequence MELEARTSILPGIGACMATAYVGNAIGEHVPSLGGGFISIILGIVLGNTVLRGEVFERGKSFSESNLLSYSIVLLGGTMSFQAVMDIGPSGVLFIAVQMTATILAAFFIGRKLGFSENFSLLMASGNAVCGSSAIGATAPVIDADDEDKSNSITVVNITGTVLMLILPLLAESLFSLETYRTSSLIGGVLQSVGQVIASGSMVNEEVKSLSTIFKIVRIIFLVFVVIGYSAFKSRGKGEEKLQGSGFGFSNIKLPWYIVGFFITCSMFTAGIISEEVSETLSFISGKLEVVALAGIGMKVNLNSLLSQGGKISVYAASVGVFQVLLAAVLIFILF from the coding sequence ATGGAATTAGAAGCTCGCACAAGTATACTTCCAGGGATTGGGGCTTGCATGGCAACAGCGTACGTTGGGAATGCAATAGGAGAGCATGTTCCAAGTTTAGGCGGTGGATTCATATCTATAATACTGGGAATTGTGCTTGGAAATACAGTACTGAGAGGAGAGGTTTTCGAAAGGGGCAAGAGCTTTTCAGAGTCAAACCTGCTGTCTTACAGCATAGTGCTTTTGGGAGGAACTATGAGTTTTCAAGCTGTTATGGATATAGGCCCGAGTGGGGTTCTGTTTATAGCAGTTCAGATGACAGCGACGATACTGGCGGCCTTTTTCATAGGAAGAAAGCTTGGCTTTTCAGAGAACTTCAGCCTGCTTATGGCAAGCGGAAATGCAGTATGCGGCTCGTCTGCCATAGGAGCCACAGCTCCAGTTATAGACGCAGACGACGAAGATAAGAGCAACAGCATAACAGTAGTGAATATAACAGGAACTGTACTTATGCTTATACTTCCGCTTTTGGCAGAAAGTCTTTTTTCACTTGAGACATACAGGACATCCTCTCTTATAGGAGGCGTGCTTCAGTCGGTGGGACAGGTAATAGCCAGTGGAAGCATGGTAAACGAAGAAGTTAAAAGCCTCTCTACGATATTCAAGATAGTCAGAATCATTTTTCTTGTATTTGTGGTCATTGGCTACAGTGCGTTTAAATCAAGGGGCAAGGGCGAAGAGAAGCTTCAGGGCAGTGGGTTTGGCTTTTCGAATATAAAGCTGCCTTGGTATATAGTGGGGTTCTTTATTACGTGTTCTATGTTCACTGCGGGGATTATTTCAGAGGAAGTTTCGGAGACATTAAGCTTCATAAGTGGAAAGCTAGAAGTAGTTGCACTAGCAGGCATAGGCATGAAAGTCAACCTGAATTCCCTTTTAAGCCAAGGAGGAAAGATATCTGTCTATGCCGCAAGTGTTGGGGTATTTCAGGTTTTGCTTGCCGCAGTTCTTATATTTATTCTTTTTTAG
- a CDS encoding LysR substrate-binding domain-containing protein → MLEELKTLIAVVELQSFTRAGESIGLSQPSVSLHIKHLEHHFETVLVQRSVKQKSINITPQGKMLYEKAKSIFNLLSEAEEELNAYENQVSGSLHLGCSFTIGEYFVPHFLGIFREKYPDVELHISIGNTSSICKKVESYEIDLGLVEGTVEREKLDCYDFYEDSLTLAVSKKNTLSSMSFDGCKRCFEEQMWIGRESGSGTKEHFDFFLSSNKIVPKKIIVFESNFAIKEAVKHNLGITFISSLVLESELQSGEIVAIPTPDSYTRSFSYVLPKNSRPSKLASVFIEMLKEYSQDKKRPIL, encoded by the coding sequence ATGCTTGAGGAGCTAAAAACACTTATAGCGGTGGTAGAGCTACAGAGCTTTACAAGGGCTGGGGAGAGCATAGGACTCTCTCAGCCAAGTGTAAGTCTTCATATAAAACACCTTGAACATCACTTTGAAACTGTGCTTGTACAGAGATCTGTGAAGCAGAAAAGTATCAATATAACGCCGCAAGGCAAGATGCTTTACGAAAAAGCCAAGAGCATATTCAATTTGCTGTCGGAAGCAGAGGAAGAGCTAAACGCTTATGAAAATCAAGTTTCAGGATCGCTTCACTTAGGCTGTAGCTTTACAATTGGAGAGTATTTTGTGCCTCATTTTCTGGGGATATTCCGTGAAAAATATCCTGACGTAGAGCTGCATATATCCATAGGTAATACTTCTAGCATATGCAAAAAAGTAGAGAGCTACGAGATAGACTTAGGGCTTGTGGAGGGAACTGTGGAAAGGGAAAAGCTCGACTGCTATGACTTTTACGAGGACAGTTTGACACTTGCGGTATCTAAAAAGAATACCCTATCCAGCATGAGCTTCGATGGCTGCAAGCGCTGTTTTGAGGAGCAGATGTGGATTGGAAGGGAGAGCGGTTCTGGAACCAAAGAGCATTTCGACTTCTTTCTGAGCTCGAATAAAATAGTTCCTAAAAAAATCATAGTTTTTGAAAGCAATTTCGCCATAAAAGAAGCTGTTAAACACAACCTAGGCATCACTTTCATATCTTCTCTTGTGCTTGAAAGTGAGCTGCAATCAGGAGAAATCGTAGCGATACCGACTCCTGACAGCTACACCCGCAGTTTTTCCTATGTGCTACCTAAAAACAGCAGACCTTCCAAACTTGCCTCTGTTTTTATAGAAATGCTGAAAGAGTATTCCCAAGACAAAAAAAGACCGATATTATAG
- a CDS encoding ABC transporter permease: MNGVIDLQIWQMVAAYVFVLILMVIVKLRGIPREKEIMISSVRMTLQLIITGYVLVYIFETPSPVYTVLILVAMQLFSIYNIIRRSKSNISYKLKKIIAFSMVTGTVSCLLYFLFVVVRISPWYDPQYFIPIAGMLIGNSMTGISLGVDRLVDGMQSQKHLVEGALMLGATPKMAAKQIVDSAFDSAILPTINSMVGMGIVFLPGMMTGQILSGTSPVQAIEYQIAIMLGILGSVALTVVLFVQLGYKTFFNEQSQL; encoded by the coding sequence ATGAACGGCGTAATAGATCTTCAGATTTGGCAGATGGTAGCTGCATATGTATTCGTCTTGATTCTGATGGTGATAGTAAAGCTCAGGGGAATTCCGAGAGAGAAAGAGATAATGATCTCTTCTGTCAGAATGACGCTTCAGCTGATTATCACAGGATATGTGCTGGTCTATATATTTGAGACTCCATCTCCAGTCTACACTGTCCTGATTCTAGTGGCTATGCAGCTTTTCTCTATATACAATATAATAAGGAGAAGCAAGTCGAACATCTCATACAAGCTCAAGAAAATAATCGCATTTTCAATGGTTACAGGGACAGTGTCGTGTCTGCTCTACTTCCTGTTTGTGGTGGTTCGAATATCTCCCTGGTACGACCCACAGTACTTTATCCCTATAGCTGGAATGCTGATAGGAAACTCCATGACGGGCATTTCACTAGGGGTCGATCGCCTAGTCGATGGAATGCAGTCGCAGAAGCATTTAGTGGAAGGGGCACTGATGCTCGGAGCTACACCTAAGATGGCGGCGAAGCAGATAGTGGACAGCGCTTTTGACTCTGCCATTCTTCCGACTATAAACTCCATGGTGGGGATGGGTATAGTCTTTCTTCCAGGCATGATGACGGGGCAGATACTTTCAGGTACATCCCCGGTGCAGGCAATAGAGTATCAGATTGCGATTATGCTTGGAATACTGGGAAGTGTAGCTCTGACCGTAGTGCTGTTTGTACAGCTTGGCTACAAGACTTTCTTCAACGAGCAGAGCCAGCTATAA
- a CDS encoding ABC transporter ATP-binding protein: protein MFSLRDVRYKDILEIDELEIEDGKVTSIVGESGSGKTTLLRLLNKLISCDSGEVKYRGENIENIDSVELRRNVVMLPQIPSIFSGTVRDNLQIGLKFSEKPEADDSVLLSVLELVGLKKSLDESSENLSGGEKQRLALGRVILLEPEVLLLDEPSSALDEETERIIIGKLVEYTKEQKKTLVMVTHSKKIAKNYSDNIIEIRNGRIAEEG, encoded by the coding sequence ATGTTCTCACTTAGAGACGTAAGGTATAAAGACATCTTGGAAATAGACGAGCTGGAAATAGAGGACGGTAAAGTCACATCTATAGTTGGAGAGAGTGGAAGTGGAAAGACTACTCTCCTAAGGCTTCTGAACAAGCTTATAAGCTGCGACAGCGGGGAAGTGAAATACAGGGGCGAAAATATAGAGAATATTGACTCTGTAGAGCTCAGAAGGAATGTGGTGATGCTTCCTCAGATTCCGTCCATATTTTCAGGCACGGTAAGAGACAATCTCCAGATAGGGCTTAAGTTTTCGGAAAAGCCGGAGGCAGACGACAGCGTGCTTTTAAGCGTACTGGAGCTAGTGGGCCTTAAAAAAAGCTTGGACGAATCGAGCGAAAACCTTTCAGGCGGTGAAAAGCAGAGGCTGGCGCTTGGGAGAGTTATACTTCTAGAGCCCGAGGTGCTTTTGCTGGACGAGCCATCCTCGGCGCTAGATGAAGAAACTGAGAGAATTATAATCGGAAAGCTGGTGGAGTATACAAAAGAGCAAAAGAAAACCCTTGTGATGGTAACTCACTCGAAAAAAATAGCGAAGAACTACTCGGACAATATAATTGAAATCAGAAATGGAAGAATAGCGGAGGAGGGATAA
- a CDS encoding low molecular weight phosphatase family protein gives MKAKVGFICVHNSCRSQMAEAIAKLVASENIEPYSGGTAIKDEINQDAVRTISELYGVDMNETQHSKLITELPELDIVVTMGCNVVCPFLPSKYTEDWGLEDPSGKDDKEFAKTAKSIEEKVLDLAKRIKNGQIDI, from the coding sequence ATGAAGGCAAAAGTAGGATTTATATGCGTGCACAACTCGTGCAGGTCCCAGATGGCCGAGGCCATAGCAAAACTGGTGGCAAGCGAAAACATAGAGCCGTACTCAGGTGGAACTGCCATAAAAGACGAGATAAACCAGGACGCAGTCAGGACCATATCTGAGCTATACGGAGTGGATATGAACGAGACACAGCACTCGAAGCTGATAACGGAACTCCCAGAGCTGGACATAGTGGTGACCATGGGCTGCAACGTAGTCTGCCCTTTTCTACCTTCAAAGTATACAGAGGATTGGGGGCTTGAGGATCCGTCTGGAAAAGATGACAAGGAATTTGCAAAGACAGCCAAGTCTATAGAAGAGAAAGTGCTTGATCTAGCAAAGAGGATAAAAAACGGACAGATAGATATATAG
- the arsB gene encoding ACR3 family arsenite efflux transporter: MGKEKLQGISFFEKYLSIWVLLCMAAGILLGRYAPEVPAFLEKFEYAQVSMPIAILIWIMIYPMMMKIDFQSIKNVRKNPMGLIISSGTSWLIKPFLMFGLASFFFYVVFKSFIPLELGRQYVAGAVLLGAAPCTAMVFVWSNLTKGDPAYTLVQVTVNDLIILVLFAPIVSFLLGITKIQVPWDTLFLSIVLFVVIPLVAGALTRFFMIRNKGIEYFNKNFVPKFDSITIVGLLSTLVIIFSFQGDAILSKPFYVLMIAVPLILQNVITAAFAYAMCKFTKQPHRIAAPSALIGASDFFELSVAVAITLFGTDSPVVLVTTVGVLTEVPVMLMLVKFVNKTRHWFPEDGSDVEAVKI; encoded by the coding sequence ATGGGAAAAGAAAAATTACAGGGCATCAGCTTCTTCGAGAAGTACCTGAGCATATGGGTGCTCCTGTGCATGGCTGCGGGGATCCTTTTAGGAAGATATGCCCCGGAAGTGCCTGCATTCCTCGAGAAGTTCGAGTATGCACAGGTATCTATGCCAATAGCAATTTTAATTTGGATCATGATCTACCCTATGATGATGAAGATTGACTTCCAGTCGATAAAGAATGTGCGTAAAAATCCAATGGGACTAATTATCTCTAGCGGGACAAGTTGGCTTATAAAGCCGTTTCTCATGTTTGGACTGGCTTCATTCTTCTTCTACGTGGTGTTCAAATCATTTATTCCACTAGAGCTTGGGAGACAGTATGTAGCGGGCGCAGTCCTTCTGGGTGCAGCTCCTTGTACCGCCATGGTATTTGTATGGAGTAACTTGACCAAGGGAGACCCAGCATATACACTTGTTCAAGTGACAGTGAACGACTTGATCATACTTGTGCTGTTCGCTCCAATAGTTTCATTCCTGCTGGGGATAACAAAGATTCAAGTGCCTTGGGACACTCTTTTTCTTTCAATAGTACTTTTTGTAGTTATCCCGCTAGTCGCAGGAGCGCTTACGAGATTTTTCATGATAAGAAACAAGGGCATAGAGTACTTCAACAAGAATTTTGTCCCTAAGTTTGACAGCATAACAATAGTCGGGCTACTTTCTACGCTTGTAATCATATTTTCATTCCAAGGAGACGCAATCCTGAGCAAGCCTTTCTATGTGCTTATGATTGCAGTTCCTCTGATACTGCAGAATGTGATTACAGCGGCATTTGCATACGCCATGTGCAAGTTCACAAAGCAGCCACATAGGATAGCGGCACCGTCTGCTCTGATTGGAGCCTCTGATTTCTTTGAGCTCTCTGTAGCAGTTGCAATCACGCTTTTCGGAACAGATTCTCCGGTTGTACTTGTCACTACTGTAGGGGTACTTACCGAGGTTCCTGTAATGCTTATGCTGGTGAAGTTCGTGAACAAGACGAGACATTGGTTCCCTGAAGACGGGTCTGATGTAGAGGCGGTGAAAATATGA
- the arsA gene encoding arsenical pump-driving ATPase, translating into MKNFNIDNIVPTKYLFFTGKGGVGKTSTACAVAVNLADSGKRVLLVSTDPASNLQDVFEKELDGKGVAIEDVPGLVVANLNPEEAAREYRESVIAPYRGKLPDIAIANMEEQLSGSCTVEIAAFDQFSSFITDKKVESEYDHIIFDTAPTGHTLRMLELPSAWTSFIDESTHGASCLGQLAGLEDKRDMYKNAVDNLADKSKTTLVLVSRPESTPLAEAERSSTELSELGIDNQILIVNGVLKEVSDDISRKIFDNQQDAIESMPPRLKKLEQFEIALRSYNILGIESLRAFFRSDDYSGASEFKKLTDIKRIDALVDDLYQTGKKVIFTMGKGGVGKTTAAAAIALSLADKGVKVTLTSTDPAYHLKYVIENAENVKLVEIDEEQELKHYRDEVLQKARDNMASEEDIEYIEEDLRSPCTQEIALFRAFAEIVDKAESEVVVIDTAPTGHTLLLLDSTESYHKEVQRTRGETPVSIQRLLPRLRDENQTEVVIVTLPEATPFFEAKRLREDLERAGINNKWWIVNQCLSMTDTESPMLMSRAKAEKQWIEEVGSLSEGNFIGIPWLEEPSVENVANITKIGE; encoded by the coding sequence TTGAAAAACTTCAATATAGACAATATAGTTCCAACTAAATACTTGTTTTTTACAGGGAAAGGAGGCGTGGGAAAGACTTCGACTGCATGCGCTGTAGCCGTGAACCTTGCTGACAGCGGAAAGCGAGTGTTGCTTGTAAGCACCGATCCCGCTTCAAACCTCCAGGACGTATTCGAGAAAGAGCTAGATGGAAAAGGTGTGGCAATCGAGGATGTGCCAGGGCTTGTAGTTGCAAACTTGAACCCAGAAGAGGCCGCCAGAGAGTACAGGGAGTCTGTGATAGCACCTTATAGGGGAAAGCTTCCAGACATCGCGATAGCCAATATGGAAGAGCAGCTTTCAGGATCTTGCACTGTGGAGATAGCGGCTTTTGATCAGTTTTCAAGCTTCATAACCGACAAGAAGGTGGAGTCTGAATACGACCATATAATATTCGACACTGCACCTACAGGGCACACACTCAGGATGCTGGAGCTGCCTTCGGCGTGGACTAGCTTTATAGACGAGAGCACTCATGGAGCTTCGTGCTTGGGCCAGCTTGCAGGACTTGAGGACAAGAGGGATATGTACAAGAATGCGGTGGACAACCTTGCAGATAAAAGCAAGACGACTCTTGTCTTGGTGTCTAGGCCGGAGTCGACACCTCTTGCAGAAGCGGAGCGTTCAAGTACAGAGCTAAGCGAGCTTGGCATAGACAATCAAATTCTGATAGTGAACGGTGTTCTGAAGGAAGTATCGGACGATATATCCCGAAAGATTTTCGACAATCAGCAAGATGCAATAGAGAGCATGCCTCCTAGGCTCAAAAAGCTTGAGCAGTTTGAAATAGCGCTTAGATCTTACAATATACTGGGAATAGAGAGCTTGAGGGCTTTTTTCAGAAGCGACGACTACAGCGGAGCCAGTGAATTCAAGAAGCTAACGGATATCAAACGGATAGATGCACTTGTGGACGACCTGTATCAAACAGGGAAAAAGGTCATATTCACCATGGGCAAAGGCGGAGTGGGAAAGACTACAGCGGCGGCAGCTATAGCACTCTCTCTTGCAGATAAAGGTGTAAAAGTGACACTGACTTCTACAGACCCTGCATACCACCTCAAGTACGTGATAGAGAATGCGGAGAATGTAAAGCTGGTAGAGATAGATGAAGAGCAGGAGCTGAAGCATTACAGAGACGAAGTGCTCCAAAAGGCCAGAGACAATATGGCCAGCGAGGAAGATATAGAGTATATAGAGGAAGACCTCCGTTCGCCGTGCACCCAGGAAATAGCTCTTTTCAGGGCGTTTGCAGAGATTGTGGACAAGGCAGAAAGTGAAGTTGTGGTAATAGACACAGCCCCTACAGGACATACTCTTTTGCTTTTAGACTCTACAGAAAGCTACCATAAAGAGGTGCAGAGAACAAGAGGGGAGACTCCTGTTTCAATACAGAGGCTGCTTCCAAGACTTAGGGATGAAAACCAGACGGAGGTCGTAATTGTGACTCTACCGGAAGCGACACCTTTCTTTGAAGCCAAAAGACTTCGCGAAGATCTAGAGCGAGCCGGAATAAACAACAAGTGGTGGATTGTGAACCAGTGCCTGTCTATGACAGATACAGAGAGCCCTATGCTTATGTCCAGGGCGAAGGCTGAGAAGCAGTGGATAGAGGAAGTGGGGAGTTTAAGCGAAGGAAACTTCATAGGGATACCTTGGCTTGAAGAACCTTCGGTTGAAAACGTGGCTAATATTACAAAAATAGGAGAGTAG
- the arsD gene encoding arsenite efflux transporter metallochaperone ArsD, producing the protein MKKMIIFEPAMCCPTGICGPSVDPELLRMSTVINNLRKNGVRVSRYNLSGNPDKFVVHEEINEIINEKGVESLPVTTVDGEIVKIGSYPSNKEICSFLEIDEDLLKSEKS; encoded by the coding sequence ATGAAAAAGATGATAATTTTTGAACCGGCAATGTGCTGTCCGACTGGGATATGCGGTCCATCGGTAGACCCAGAGCTACTCAGGATGTCTACAGTAATAAACAACCTTAGAAAGAACGGGGTGAGGGTTTCTAGGTACAACCTTTCAGGGAATCCAGACAAGTTTGTAGTCCATGAGGAGATAAACGAGATAATAAACGAAAAAGGAGTGGAGTCACTTCCAGTCACAACGGTGGATGGCGAGATAGTGAAGATAGGGAGCTATCCTAGCAACAAAGAGATCTGTTCTTTTCTAGAAATAGATGAAGACTTGCTGAAATCTGAAAAATCTTAG
- a CDS encoding ArsR/SmtB family transcription factor — protein sequence MDKAYSKHIAVFKAISDETRLKILDILSCGEMCACDILEEFSISQSTLSYHMKILSECGLVNATRDGAWMRYTLNRETIDDTMSFLKATTSDKEDCVCKKYRGGC from the coding sequence ATGGACAAAGCGTATTCAAAACATATAGCTGTGTTTAAGGCTATTTCAGATGAAACTAGGCTTAAGATACTGGACATATTGTCCTGCGGAGAGATGTGTGCTTGCGACATACTTGAGGAGTTCAGCATATCCCAGTCGACGCTTAGCTACCACATGAAAATACTTTCGGAGTGTGGGCTTGTAAATGCCACAAGGGACGGAGCTTGGATGAGGTACACACTTAACAGAGAAACTATAGACGACACCATGTCTTTTCTGAAAGCAACGACAAGCGACAAGGAAGACTGCGTCTGCAAAAAGTACAGAGGAGGATGCTAA
- a CDS encoding thioredoxin family protein — protein sequence MIIKVLGPGCKKCGLLLEHVNEAIEKTGVEAEVVKVEDMGEIVGYGVMSTPALVIDEKVVSTGKILMTKDIVKLIQK from the coding sequence ATGATAATAAAAGTACTGGGACCAGGATGCAAGAAATGTGGACTACTGCTGGAACATGTAAACGAAGCAATCGAGAAGACCGGTGTCGAGGCTGAAGTAGTGAAAGTCGAGGACATGGGAGAGATAGTCGGATACGGCGTGATGTCTACTCCTGCTCTAGTCATAGACGAGAAAGTGGTATCTACTGGAAAAATACTTATGACAAAGGATATAGTGAAACTTATTCAGAAATAA
- a CDS encoding permease produces MEIFSWLNETLLKMTWLSDLVRLLVENVFGLDVDSRLGGSIHFFIYDVAKIFILLSVLIFTISYIQSYFPPEKTKRILGRFNGITANTLAALLGTVTPFCSCSSIPLFIGFTNAGLPIGVTFSFLISSPLVDLASVILLASIFNWKIAIAYVIVGLILAVIGGGLISKLKLERYVESFVYQGKTAELPQEELTKRDRLSFAKEQVVFIINKAWLYILIGVGIGAAIHNYIPEPVVTAILGEDKWWSVLVATIVGIPMYADIFGTLPIAEALVGKGVGIGTALSFMMGVTALSLPSMIMLNRVVKRKLLFIFIGIVAFGIVVIGYAFNVFGYLFI; encoded by the coding sequence ATGGAAATATTCAGCTGGCTAAACGAAACACTCTTAAAGATGACTTGGCTCAGCGACCTTGTAAGGCTACTCGTTGAAAATGTATTCGGCCTTGATGTGGACAGCAGGCTTGGGGGAAGTATCCACTTCTTTATATACGACGTGGCCAAGATATTCATACTGCTGTCGGTACTTATATTCACAATATCGTATATACAGAGCTACTTTCCGCCTGAAAAGACTAAGCGGATTCTGGGGAGATTCAACGGAATTACTGCGAATACACTGGCTGCACTTCTGGGAACAGTGACGCCGTTCTGCTCATGCTCCTCGATTCCGCTCTTTATAGGTTTCACAAACGCAGGACTCCCTATAGGGGTGACTTTTTCATTTCTTATATCTTCGCCGCTTGTGGACTTGGCATCGGTCATACTGCTTGCGAGCATATTCAACTGGAAAATAGCCATAGCATACGTTATAGTTGGACTCATACTTGCTGTTATAGGCGGAGGGCTTATAAGCAAACTGAAGCTCGAGAGGTATGTCGAATCCTTTGTGTATCAAGGCAAGACAGCGGAACTTCCACAGGAGGAGCTCACTAAGCGTGACAGACTTAGCTTTGCCAAAGAGCAGGTCGTCTTTATCATCAATAAGGCTTGGCTCTATATTCTGATAGGTGTGGGGATAGGGGCCGCAATACACAACTATATTCCAGAGCCTGTAGTAACGGCGATACTTGGAGAAGACAAATGGTGGTCAGTATTGGTTGCCACAATCGTAGGGATACCAATGTATGCAGATATATTTGGAACGCTACCTATAGCTGAGGCTCTTGTAGGGAAGGGAGTCGGGATTGGTACGGCGCTTTCGTTTATGATGGGGGTTACGGCTCTTTCGCTTCCATCTATGATAATGCTCAACAGGGTCGTAAAGAGAAAGTTGCTATTCATATTCATAGGAATAGTGGCCTTTGGAATAGTAGTTATAGGTTATGCTTTCAATGTTTTTGGGTATCTATTTATATAA
- a CDS encoding ArsR/SmtB family transcription factor, whose protein sequence is MEKNFETYAKLMKALSDETRVKIFSMLSKGELCACKLLEEFHITQPTLSYHMKALIESGLVNGRKDGKWMRYTIDSEAFGLLKSFFGDIDADLKSSFKE, encoded by the coding sequence ATGGAAAAAAACTTTGAAACATACGCTAAACTCATGAAAGCATTGTCGGACGAAACAAGAGTGAAGATATTCAGCATGCTCTCCAAAGGGGAACTGTGCGCCTGTAAGCTCTTGGAAGAGTTTCACATAACACAGCCGACGCTTTCATACCATATGAAAGCTTTGATAGAAAGTGGTCTAGTCAATGGAAGGAAGGACGGAAAGTGGATGAGATATACCATAGACTCTGAAGCTTTCGGACTATTGAAGTCGTTCTTCGGAGATATAGATGCAGACCTGAAATCCAGTTTTAAGGAGTGA